From Schizosaccharomyces pombe strain 972h- genome assembly, chromosome: II, the proteins below share one genomic window:
- a CDS encoding transporter — protein sequence MEPDGYVEELPGTILIYKENQYAASEHSVLKKDGDIVLQPQPSDDPNDPLNWNKFRKNWHLVLICLVSLVTGAIANDAGSAQDQMNAELGISYDAMDNAAGVLFICVGYFTYLAMPATFLYGRRCVYLVCLLFGMLGSMWFALVKTTSNSIGNQAFIGISEACAEALTQFSVSEVFFEHERGIKIGIYILSTSVGTYLGPLAAGYIASSQGWRWIGWWGLIISGITFVLFLFTFEETTFDRAAAIDRKQIQISNDQLTVKEDFDLKDMQSDIKPDVEKSDAMDDSKMKVDYTVNEISNAVQPIYSKPSYWKRIALITPANSLSGIGFRQYIMRLFQTLRIFLFPAVLYSGLQWGAQDAWLSFYLTTEEEDWMEAPYNYGDNAVAIMNVPCIIGATIGCIYGGYFGDYFTLWAAKRNNGIKEAESRLWLMILPCIINPIGLFMFGIGTARHWHWGPTYVGLGFIGFGWGCAGDISMAYLMDAYPGMVLEAMVGVSVINNTFGYVFTFACQSWIDSLGTERTYISIGVLCFIFIATSFPMILCGKRLRKWTAKQYYTFLNVRNRLDEKIPDQDRRGQDGVESR from the coding sequence ATGGAACCGGACGGCTATGTTGAAGAGTTACCAGGTACTATTCTCATCTACAAGGAAAACCAATACGCTGCATCAGAACATAGTGTACTTAAAAAGGATGGCGATATCGTTTTGCAGCCTCAACCTTCAGACGACCCTAATGATCCTCTAAATTGGAACAAGTTTCGTAAGAATTGGCACTTGGTTTTAATTTGTCTAGTTTCTTTAGTTACGGGTGCCATTGCCAATGATGCAGGTTCAGCTCAAGATCAAATGAATGCTGAATTAGGTATCTCTTACGACGCTATGGATAACGCTGCAGGTGtgctttttatttgtgTAGGCTATTTTACCTATTTAGCAATGCCTGCCACATTTCTTTATGGAAGACGCTGTGTGTACTTGGTATGCTTACTTTTTGGTATGCTTGGTTCCATGTGGTTTGCACTTGTCAAGACCActtcaaattcaattgGAAATCAAGCTTTCATCGGCATTTCAGAGGCTTGTGCTGAAGCCTTGACTCAGTTCTCAGTATCTGAAGTCTTTTTTGAACATGAACGTGGTATCAAAATCGGCATTTACATCTTGTCAACCTCGGTGGGTACGTATCTTGGACCTTTGGCCGCTGGTTATATCGCTTCTTCACAGGGTTGGCGATGGATTGGGTGGTGGGGTCTCATCATTTCCGGTATTACATTtgtcctttttttatttacttttgagGAAACAACCTTTGATAGAGCTGCTGCGATCGACAGGAagcaaattcaaatttctaACGATCAATTAACTGTCAAAGAAGACTTTGATTTAAAGGATATGCAATCTGACATTAAGCCTGATGTGGAAAAATCCGACGCGATGGACGActcaaaaatgaaagttgATTACACAGTCAACGAAATTTCTAACGCTGTTCAGCCTATTTATAGCAAACCGAGCTATTGGAAAAGAATTGCTTTGATTACTCCTGCAAACTCCTTGTCTGGTATTGGCTTTCGTCAGTATATTATGAGACTTTTCCAAACGCTTCGTATCTTTCTCTTTCCGGCAGTTTTATACTCGGGGTTACAGTGGGGTGCTCAAGATGCATGGCTTTCGTTTTACCTTACAACCGAAGAAGAGGACTGGATGGAAGCACCTTACAATTATGGAGATAATGCAGTTGCAATTATGAACGTGCCTTGTATCATTGGTGCCACAATCGGCTGTATATACGGTGGTTATTTTGGGGATTATTTTACTCTTTGGGCTGCGAAGCGTAATAATGGTATTAAAGAAGCCGAATCGCGTTTATGGTTGATGATTTTGCCTTGCATCATAAATCCAATTGGTTTGTTTATGTTTGGAATTGGTACAGCTCGGCATTGGCATTGGGGACCTACTTATGTGGGTCTTGGCTTTATTGGTTTCGGTTGGGGTTGTGCCGGTGATATCTCTATGGCCTACCTGATGGATGCGTATCCTGGAATGGTATTGGAGGCAATGGTAGGTGTTTCTGTGATTAATAACACTTTTGGGTATGTATTTACGTTTGCCTGTCAAAGTTGGATCGATAGCCTTGGTACGGAGCGTACTTATATTTCAATCGGTGTATTgtgtttcatttttatcgCCACCTCATTCCCAATGATTCTTTGCGGTAAAAGACTTCGCAAGTGGACCGCTAAGCAGTAttatacatttttaaaCGTTCGTAATCGTTTAGACGAAAAAATTCCCGACCAAGATCGAAGAGGTCAGGATGGGGTTGAAAGTCGATAA
- a CDS encoding zf-AN1 type zinc finger protein, involved in ER membrane translocation, which yields MVLLQIIASQSYSIEVDEHSSLGNIFDLLSDQGILPKNAKSLHAFYYHGTRLNMNMTCADYGIIHDSAVHIAPLPSSCDIDFKDYSTSAFHLHFSPLTPNHASTEAVSNFKQSSTIPSISKSNLTNPPLESEKSSDKALLTRPATSRRRCCHPTCTRITLRLAGNCLHCNGRFCAAHRLMEDHDCVALFSLRKEEHERNRIKLEKEHGDTLISKV from the coding sequence atGGTCCTGCTGCAAATTATCGCTTCACAATCTTATTCAATTGAAGTAGACGAGCATTCTAGTCTTGGAAATATCTTTGATTTGCTATCTGATCAGGGAATCCTCccaaaaaatgcaaaatcaCTCCATGCATTTTATTACCATGGAACTCGTTTAAACATGAATATGACTTGCGCTGATTATGGCATTATCCACGACTCTGCCGTTCATATTGCACCATTACCTTCTTCATGTGACATTGATTTCAAAGACTACTCTACATCTGCTTTCCACTTACATTTTTCCCCTTTAACTCCTAATCATGCATCTACGGAAGCTGTGTCGAATTTCAAGCAATCCTCTACCATTCCCTCAATTTCTAAATCCAATTTAACAAACCCTCCTCTTGAATCCGAGAAGAGTTCTGACAAAGCATTACTTACCCGCCCAGCGACTTCTAGAAGACGTTGTTGCCATCCAACTTGCACGAGGATTACTTTGCGCCTCGCTGGCAATTGCTTGCATTGCAATGGCAGATTTTGTGCTGCCCATCGTCTTATGGAAGATCATGATTGCGTTGCTCTTTTCTCTCTCAGAAAGGAAGAGCATGAACGCAACCGTataaaacttgaaaaagaacATGGTGATACCTTGATAAGTAAAGTTTAA
- a CDS encoding N-acetyltransferase, whose product MMKPSNISISAVKLPQDLDDFKMLVQEYLQEFGMDLTFQNVDDELANPMRKYGPPHGIMLVARDEHGTALGCVAVHPFGGPGCCEMKRLYVRPESRGLKLGVLLVKEIIQYSEKLGYSSMVLDTLDTLLPAVRLYKSFGFKTTEPYYHNPIPNVVYMRLEMSK is encoded by the coding sequence ATGATGAAGCCAAGCAACATCTCGATCTCAGCTGTGAAGCTACCTCAAGATCTCGATGACTTCAAAATGTTGGTCCAAGAATATCTCCAAGAATTTGGGATGGATCTTACATTTCAAAACGTTGATGATGAACTGGCGAATCCTATGAGAAAGTATGGACCACCTCATGGAATTATGCTAGTTGCAAGGGACGAGCATGGAACAGCTCTAGGGTGTGTAGCTGTCCACCCATTTGGCGGTCCTGGCTGTTGTGAAATGAAACGCTTGTATGTTAGGCCAGAGAGTCGAGGTCTGAAATTAGGAGTCTTGTTGGTGAAAGAGATTATACAGTATTCCGAAAAATTGGGGTATTCTAGTATGGTTTTGGATACTCTTGACACACTTTTACCAGCTGTGAGGCTTTACAAATCTTTTGGATTCAAAACTACAGAACCATACTACCACAACCCGATACCCAACGTAGTATACATGCGTTTAGAAATGTCAAAATGA
- the tgp1 gene encoding plasma membrane glycerophosphodiester transmembrane transporter — protein sequence MSGGWDESKYVDNGEDEVVRQVSEPSVEEPIEASVTRYRSDEEKLDDKSSGAHVTEKEAEFDIEGGSRETSQWKHFLNVAVAGVALMSDGYCSNSIGTVITILRKLYPEETTHNKSLQDIGMIAYVGTIVGQLSFGWYSDRFGRKNGMITATIILIVSTALCTGAYGYKGSINGMLSALIAYRFFLGIGIGAEYPCGSVAASESSNELKSGLRHAAFIVVTDGAIDFGFVVGALVPYILVCIFGEHHLRIVWRLSIGLGLVIPCVLLPFRIAMKDPKTYVKHKVPLTKIPWLLVLKMYGFRLFILCLIWFVYDLSAFAFGLYSSTIVDGVLPADASTARSFGWNVLINTFYLPGALLGGVFSDLLGPKYCLITGLVLQSIFGFFMSGFYNQLVHKIAGFCVIYGIFLTLGEFGPGGNIGLLASKTSPTAIRGVYYGIAAAIGKCGAIAGVYAFGGDQVRNYFYAASAMAIFVAVLALLFVPKLKQTCIEDEDKRFIQACIDAGYGNPYNYEKNEPEQLEEPDRPPAFK from the coding sequence ATGTCTGGTGGCTGGGATGAATCAAAATATGTCGACAACGGCGAAGATGAAGTAGTTAGACAGGTTAGCGAACCTAGTGTTGAAGAGCCAATTGAAGCTTCCGTAACTCGATATCGCAGTGATGAAGAGAAGTTGGACGACAAGTCCTCAGGCGCTCATGTaacagaaaaagaagccGAGTTCGACATCGAGGGTGGCTCACGGGAAACTAGTCAATGGAAGCATTTCTTAAACGTTGCTGTCGCCGGTGTTGCTTTGATGTCTGATGGTTACTGCTCCAATTCAATCGGTACAGTGATTACTATCCTTCGTAAACTCTACCCAGAGGAAACCACTCACAATAAGTCGTTGCAGGACATTGGTATGATTGCTTATGTCGGCACCATTGTCGGACAATTGTCATTTGGTTGGTATTCGGATCGCTTTGGTCGTAAGAATGGCATGATTACCGCTacaattattttgattGTGTCTACAGCCCTGTGTACGGGTGCTTACGGCTACAAGGGCAGTATCAATGGCATGCTTTCTGCCCTTATTGCTTATCGATTTTTCTTGGGTATTGGAATTGGTGCTGAGTATCCTTGTGGCTCCGTGGCTGCTTCAGAGTCTTCCAACGAACTGAAATCGGGTTTGCGCCATGCTGCCTTTATCGTTGTTACGGACGGTGCCATTGATTTTGGTTTTGTCGTTGGTGCTCTTGTCCCCTATATTTTAGTTTGTATCTTTGGCGAACACCATCTGCGTATTGTCTGGCGTCTCTCTATTGGCTTGGGTCTTGTGATTCCTTGCGTTCTTCTCCCTTTCCGTATTGCCATGAAGGATCCCAAAACCTATGTCAAACATAAAGTTCCCCTCACTAAAATCCCTTGGCTACTTgtattgaaaatgtatGGTTTCCGCTTGTTCATTCTTTGCCTCATTTGGTTTGTCTACGATCTCTCTGCCTTTGCATTTGGCTTGTATTCCAGTACCATTGTCGATGGTGTTTTACCCGCCGATGCTTCTACCGCTAGATCATTCGGTTGGAATGTTCTAATCAATACCTTCTACCTTCCTGGTGCCTTACTTGGAGGTGTTTTCTCTGATTTACTTGGTCCTAAATATTGTTTGATCACCGGTCTTGTCTTACAATCCATTTTCGGCTTTTTCATGTCCGGATTCTATAACCAGTTGGTCCACAAGATTGCCGGATTCTGTGTCATTTAcggtatttttttaacgttGGGTGAATTCGGTCCCGGTGGCAACATTGGTTTGCTTGCTTCCAAAACCTCTCCTACTGCCATTCGTGGTGTTTACTACGGTATTGCTGCGGCTATTGGCAAGTGTGGTGCTATTGCAGGTGTTTACGCTTTTGGTGGTGATCAAGTGCGCAACTATTTTTATGCTGCAAGTGCGATGGCTATCTTTGTTGCTGTTTTAGCCCTTCTCTTCGTTCCAAAACTTAAGCAGACATGCATTGAGGATGAGGATAAGAGATTTATTCAAGCCTGTATCGATGCTGGTTATGGAAATCCTTACAATTACGAGAAAAACGAGCCAGAGCAGCTGGAAGAACCCGACCGCCCTCCTGCTTTCAAGTAA
- the mug96 gene encoding protein mug96 (Schizosaccharomyces pombe specific protein), with amino-acid sequence MVIFSSYFSKQMNRFSTPFVFFFKKLNNTLKKSLQFIMRFHSYHPMFICLLRDSSRNENRKKKVSIGLRTIMRAFSFLMQVATCLIRYSLILTCLVAILLSVLWRIQFAALRMHDLIEEELKMFVLQHNCTLADLWSGKCPSSEDE; translated from the coding sequence ATGGTAATATTTAGCTCATActttagtaaacaaatgaacAGATTTAGTACaccttttgtttttttttttaaaaaattaaacaatacgcttaaaaaaagcttACAGTTTATAATGAGGTTCCATAGTTATCATCCTATGTTTATTTGTCTGTTGCGCGATTCTTCTCGCAATGAaaataggaaaaaaaaggtttcaATAGGTTTAAGGACCATCATGAGAgccttttcatttttaatgcAAGTGGCAACTTGTTTGATTCGGTATTCTCTAATTTTGACATGCTTAGTAGCTATTCTGCTGTCAGTATTATGGAGAATCCAATTTGCTGCTTTGAGAATGCACGATTTAATAGAGGAAGAGttaaaaatgtttgttttgCAACATAATTGCACATTAGCTGACTTGTGGTCAGGTAAGTGTCCATCTAGTGAGGACGAATAA
- a CDS encoding uncharacterized protein (Schizosaccharomyces pombe specific protein), with protein sequence MLISRSSMPNLQKRHSDFKTPVYISRSISILNKIFHPCMYIYSRGITNDTYSSDTYELDWYDLGFVHFSKWVELAWCFLTLATWSFMKLLKTLRIVIYICTSDHWTHSLRFYYIELSKILLYLLICGVSLYGAIRIFINL encoded by the coding sequence ATGTTGATATCTCGATCATCTATGCCGAACTTACAAAAACGTCACTCCGACTTTAAAACTCCAGTATATATTTCAAGGAGCATTTCAATtctaaacaaaatatttcacCCTTGCATGTACATATATTCACGAGGCATAACTAACGATACATATTCTAGCGATACATATGAATTGGACTGGTATGATTTGGGATTCGTGCATTTTTCCAAGTGGGTTGAATTGGCTTGGTGCTTTTTGACTTTGGCAACATGGagttttatgaaattattaaaaaccCTTCGAATAgttatttatatttgtaCCTCCGATCACTGGACTCATTCTCTAAGATTCTATTACATTGAGCTGTCCAAgattcttttatatttgcTCATTTGTGGCGTCTCATTATACGGTGCGATCcgtatttttattaatcttTAA